Proteins from one Mesoplodon densirostris isolate mMesDen1 chromosome 1, mMesDen1 primary haplotype, whole genome shotgun sequence genomic window:
- the LOC132483512 gene encoding NADH dehydrogenase [ubiquinone] 1 subunit C1, mitochondrial-like has translation MAPSALLRPFSKLLAPARLPSGFSARSKFYIWESPLGRPDWLKVGLTLGISVFLWIYLIKQHNEDVLEYKRRNGLE, from the coding sequence ATGGCGCCGTCCGCCTTGTTGCGCCCCTTCTCCAAGCTGCTGGCCCCGGCCAGGCTCCCGAGCGGCTTTTCAGCGCGGTCAAAGTTCTACATTTGGGAATCGCCACTTGGCAGACCTGACTGGCTGAAGGTTGGACTGACCTTGGGCATCTCCGTTTTCTTGTGGATCTATCTCATCAAACAGCATAATGAAGATGTTTtagaatataaaagaagaaatgggtTGGAATAA